In a genomic window of Penaeus vannamei isolate JL-2024 chromosome 10, ASM4276789v1, whole genome shotgun sequence:
- the LOC113803536 gene encoding uncharacterized protein DDB_G0283697-like translates to MCGIVIVLLSVTLIVHAVEKLLNGAKSIDKETHKATDKKKKKKKKKKKKKETQQQTDEFENETQQQTDEFENETQQQTDEFENETQQQTDEFENETQQQTDEFENETQQQTDEFENETQQQTDEFENETQQQTDEFENETQQQTDEFENETQQQTDEFENETQQQTDEFENETQQQTDEFEKETQQQTDELEKETHQ, encoded by the coding sequence ATGTGCGGTATCGTTATAGTCTTGCTCTCCGTGACATTAATTGTTCATGCAGTAGAAAAACTGCTGAACGGAGCAAAGTCCATCGATAAGGAGACCCACAAAGCTaccgataagaagaaaaagaagaagaagaagaagaagaagaagaaggagacccagcaacAGACCGACGAGTTCGAGAACGAGACCCAGCAACAGACCGACGAGTTCGAGAACGAGACCCAGCAACAGACCGACGAGTTCGAGAACGAGACCCAGCAACAGACCGACGAGTTCGAGAACGAGACCCAGCAACAGACCGACGAGTTCGAGAACGAGACCCAGCAACAGACCGACGAGTTCGAGAACGAGACCCAGCAACAGACCGACGAGTTCGAGAACGAGACCCAGCAACAGACCGACGAGTTCGAGAACGAGACCCAGCAACAGACCGACGAGTTCGAGAACGAGACCCAGCAACAGACCGACGAGTTCGAGAACGAGACCCAGCAACAGACCGACGAGTTCGAGAACGAGACCCAGCAACAGACCGACGagttcgagaaggagacccagcaacagaccgacgagctcgagaaggagacccaccaATAG